CCGGCCATGGCACGTCGGTCCGGCGTGCCGCGTTGCGCTTCGCGATGGCGCATCCGGCGGTCGTCACGGTCGTCCTCGGAGCCGCCAATCCGTCCGAGGTCGCGGCCAACGTGGCCGATGCGCAGCAGGAGGTGCCGGCGGCCGTGTGGTCGGATCTGAAGTCTGCCGGCGTGCTGGAGGCATCGGTGCCCATCGGCTGAAGCCTGAAGGTGCCCACAGTTGCCACTGCCAGCCACCTGGTCGCGCTCGAGTAGTCCAATCATCGCCCGCGGATGTCCGCGGGTGGCGGCCGTTACAGGGTGGCGATCGCCGGCGGCCGTAACCAGAGGGTTCAAGAAGCTCCCCCGCTCTTGGGGTCGTCTAATTGGAGACGCAGCCCTGAGGCATTCATGTTCGCGAGTTCGAACGCGAAGCGCAACTGCCCGCCCTCGACGAAAGACCGCAGCAAGAGCTCCCCCGCGATCTGGTCGCAGCTCAGCTGCCTGTCCCTTGAGCTAAATTGCGCGTTGCGAACGGCCATTGAAGCCATTTCAACGGTGAGCCCGCGGCCGACGGCTTCCGAGTGAAGACGGACCTCGTTGCTTCCATCGGCACGTCCCACAAGATCGGCTTGCACGCCAGTCGCGGCGAACCTGCCATCGCCGAGTCGCACTTCACCCGAGACCGCTGTGCGGTCGAACAGCAGGCGCGTTTGCTCGGTGAAGCCCTGTGCCAGTCCGCCCCGAGGTTGACGCAGCAGCCCCTCCGCGAATGCCTGCAACTGCAGATTGCCGCGGTTCTTGACCCGCGGTCCCAGCATGGCGCCCCGCTGCTCGTACTCCACACCGGCAGCCGGCGCTGACGAGAACTGATAGAGATAGCTGCGCCCGTTGGGAGCATCGACATAAATCCCACGGCGGCTGACGCCCATGCGCGAATCCGGCCCCAAGTGCTCGACGGTCGCGTCGTTGAAGTTGACCTGGCCTTGGAGTATCGGCACGGTCACGTCCGCGTCGAACAGCAGGTGCGCATCGATGATTTCCGCGCGGATTCTGCCGTTCGCAGCAGCGAGCGGGGCGAGGCACCAGGAACTGACGGCCACCTGGCCTGTCGTGCTGTTGCCAGATGCGTCGCCCTTCGGTTGCCGAGAGAGGATCAAAGGGCCATTGACTTTCACACCTGAGAGTTGGGCGCTGGCCGCCTCCAAAGCGCACAGGCGCGGCCTGCCTGCTTCCATGCGCACCAGCGCCACCATCTGGTGCAAGGCCAGGTGGCCAAGCTCCAGCATGAGCGAACCGGATGCAAGGTGGAACGCCGCCGCCTCGAACTTTCGAACCCCGATCTCGAGCGCGCCGTCGTCCCTGGAGCCCAATGTGAGCCCCTCCACCGAGACACGATTGCTGGACTCCTGGTCGATGGGTGCTACCACCAAGGTCAGAACGAAGTCGATGATCGATGCGAACGCGGCGGCCATAAGCGATGTTGGCTGAAGCGAATCTACTGCGCATTCGCCGAACGCACATAGAGGAGTTCATGAGAACGCCATGGCTGTGCTGCGCAATGGTGAGGATTTGGGGTGCTGATCCAGACAGAGAACAAGTGCCGCGGACTGCTCCGCTCCCTGCTGAGCTTGACAGTTGCATGGCGCGACCGAAACGCGTTCGAGTAGCCGCATCATCAGCCTTGCATCGACGCATCGCCCGTAGGACGATAGTTGCCCGCCCACTCGCCCACGAGGCCACCATGACCGCTGTTATGCAACCCGCAACGGTTCCACGCACCGCCGTCGCAGCGCCCGCGCGCTTGAGGGGCTTCCAAAGTGGAGCGCGCGAGTTCGATGCAGCCGACATTCAGGTGGAAGGCCGGCTGCCCGTCTGGTTGCGCGGCAGCCTGCTGCTCAATGGCCCTGCGCTGTGGGATCTGCCCCAGGCGAGCTATCGCCACTGGTTCGACGGGCTGGCCATGCTGCATCGGGTGCAGTTCGATGAGGGGCGTGTCAGCTACCGCAGCCGCTTCCTTCAGACCGAAGACTATCGGCGGAGCATCGCGTCAAGCGCGCCGGCCTTCGCGGCGTTCGATACCCGCGATCCCGAAAGCTTCCTCGAGCGGCTCAAACACTTTGGAAAGCCGCGCGTCACAGACAACGCGGCAGTCGTGATGTCGCGCATCGGCGATCGGTGGTTCGCCACCACGGAGGGGCCGCTGCTCGTGGGTTTCGACCCCGAGACGCTGCAGACACGGCCCACGTTGGCGCTGGAAGACGACCTGGGCGTGCAGCTCATGGCCGCACACGGCATCACCGACAGCAAGGGCAGCTATTGGAATGTGGGAGTAACGCTTGGACCGAAGTGCGCGTACAAGCTCTTTCGCCTCCAGCCCGGCGCCAGGAGGCGCGAGCTGATCGGCCAGGTGCGCCTCCCCAAGCCGGGCTACACCCATGCGTTCGCGATGACACCACGCCATGCGCTGGTCTGGGAAACGGCGTTGCGCGCACAGCCGCTGGGATTTCTCCTGACGGGTCGCTCCTACATCCACAACTTCAAGTGGGACCCTGTGCATGGGTCCATGCTGCACGCGGTCTCGGTGGGCGACGGCAGCGTTCGCAGCTGGGAGGTCCCGCCGATGGTCGCTTTCCATGCGATCCAGGCGTACGAGCAGGGCGACGAGACGGTGCTCGAACTCATCGTCTACGACGACCCGGAAATCATGGATGCACTGCTGCTGGAGCGGCTGCGCAGCGGGGCCCCGCTCGGCGTGACGCCGCGCCTGATGCGCTACCGGTTGCGCGCCCGCGGCGAGGTCACCATGGAGAATTTCGGGCAAGGTCTCGAGCTGCCCCAGGTGCATCCCGCTCGCTGGGCCCGGGCCAAGGCCACCGTGGCGTGGGGCACCTTGCTTGGCAACCCCAGTAGCCCGTTCTTCGATGCAACGGAACGCATCGACCTGGCGAGCGGCGAGCGCAGGTCGTGGCGTCGCGGCACTGCGGTGCAGCTCGAGCCGCTGTTCGTTCCGCGCCCCGGGGCGGACAATGAAGACGACGGCGTGCTGCTGGTACCCACGCTGGCCGACGGCGATGTTGGCTCAATGATCGCCGTGCTTGATGCCGAGACGATGGAATGCCTGGCGATGGTGAAGGCGCCACAGGTGATTCCGTTTGGGTACCATGCAGCTTGGGCAGGGTAGCCGTCAACCAAGGGTGGGCGTTTCTGTCCGTAGCGCATCACGGAGGAGTTCGATCGGCCCGCGCGTTCGATAGGCGTCTGGTTCACTTCACCTGCTCTCGATCTCGCGCTTGCTGGAGCTCATCTCAACAGTAACGACGCCGACGGACAGATCTGTCCCATACTGCTCGAAGCGACCGGCCTTCAACAGAGCTCTACGGTAGTTCTCCTACGCTAGCACCCTGAGGCCACGAAGCCGAGACAGCCTTCGCGGCCCTGGCGGTCATAAAGGGATACGGTTTCGGCGGCTTGCATGGCGAAAACTCCTTATGGCGGAGGACGGATCGAGGCATGCTCTCAGAGGCGTTCCTGATACGTTCCCGGCACGCGCCGGATCGGAGGAAGAGCGATGGCGGTCTCGCAAGCGCCCGGGCCAGTGACGATTCGGCTGCTCGGGCAGTTCGGGTTCAACATCGAAGGCAGCCCGGTTCGACCTTCGCCGGTCGCGCAACTCACGCGCCGTGCAAGCGAGTTGTTGCAACTATTGAGCCTGCAGCCGCAGCGCAGTTTGCTGAACGAACAGGTCGTGGATGCGCTCTGGCCGCACCTCGATCCCGAGGCCGGCAGCGCCAACCTCCGCAAGGCGGCCCACCATGCCCGGCAGTTCATCGGCGCGGCCGATGCACTGGTGCTGCGCGGCGGACGGGTGTTCCTGCTGCCGGGGCGCGAGGTGGAATGCGACGCCCTGGGCTTCGAGCGCGCGGCCGACGAGGCGCTGGCCTGCGGCGACGCCCAGGCGTGCCGCGCGGCTTCTCTTCTCTATGGTGGCGACCTGCTGCCGGACGCCCGCTACGAGCCATGGACTGAGGCACCGAGGCTGCGTCTGCGCGACAAGTACCTGCGCCTCCTGCGGCAGGCGGGCGATCTGGAGCGGCTGGTGCAGGAAGAGCCCAGCGACGAGGCCGCGCACCTGGCGCTGATACGCGCAGAGCTCGCCGCCGGCCGGCGCTCGGCGGCGCTGCGATGGTACGGGCATCTGCGAGACCATGTGCAGCAGTCCCTCGGCGTCGAACTCGGACCGCAGGCGCAGGCGCTGTATCGCGAGTGCGTGGCCGGAGTGCAGGGTGACGCGCCGGCATTCGTCGGCCGCGCGCTGGAACTGGTGCGTGTGCTCGCGCTGCTGCGCAACGCCCCCGCGGGCAAGCCGACGGGCGCGATCCTGCGCGCTCCCGCTGGAATGGGCAAGACGGCCTTCTGCCGGCGGCTCGCGCACGAGGCTCGCGGCCTCGGCTGGCAAGTCCGGTCGGTGCAGGCCGGCGACTGGACGCGTCCTTATGGAGTTGCGGGCGACCTGGTGGAGCCGCTGCTGCACCAGGGCGGCGATGCCGCGCGGCAGGCGATCGGCGCCCATGCGCAGGCCGTGCTGTCAGCCATGACGCCGGCCGCCGGTGCGCGGCAAGAGCTGGCGCTGCCGATCGGCCGCCACCAGGTCGTGGGCGCCGTGCGGCGGTTGCTGCTCGCGACTGCGGACGCCAAGCCGGTGCTGCTCATCGTCGATGAGGCGCACGCGGCCGACGACAGCAGTGCCGAACTGCTGGTGCAGCTTGCAGCAAGCGGACCGCCGGTCTTCGTGTTGCTGTCGTGCCGGCCGCAGCTGCCGGAGCTACTGCAGGGGCATGTGTCGCGCATGCTGCGAGCGGGCACGCTCGAGGCCGTGGATTTGCAAGGGCTCGAAGAAGACGAGGCGATGTTGCTGGCACAGCGCGCCGCGGGTGGCACGCTGCAGCCGGAAGCGGTGGCTGCGATTGCACGCATGGCTGAGGGACTGCCTTTCGCGGTAGTGGAACTCGCCCGTGCGAACGCCTCGAACGAAAGCGCCGCCCGCGTGCGCCTGCCGCTCACCATCTCCGCGGCCATCGCAGAGCGCCTGGCCGACGTGGAGGCAGGCAGCCTGGACGCGCTGCGCCGGCTCGCGCTGGCGGCCGAAGATTTCGACGTGGCCGGGGCGCTCGCCCTCTCTTCCGATCCGGGCGAGGACGCGGAAGCTCGACTGGACCGTGCATTGGCAGCGGGCGTGCTGGTGGTGCAGGACGGCCGCTATCGCTTCCGCCATGCGCTGTTGCGGCAGGCGCTGGTCGATGCCGTGCCTCCGCATCGCCGCCTGGCCATGCACCGGGAAGTGGCCACCCGGCTCGGCCAGGCCGGCGCCGCACCGGGGCTGGTGGGCCAGCACTGGCTGGCCGCCGGCGACGCGCGCCGGGCCGAGCCCTTCTCGCTGGCCGCTGCGCGCGAGGCGTTCCGGCTCGGCGCCTACGAGGACGTGCTGCGGCATGTCAATCCGCTGCTTCAGCATCGCAGCGCGGTGCCCGAGGCGATGGCGCTGCGCGCCGAAGCCATGGACGCGCTCGGCCGACCGGGCACGCTGGCGGCCTACGATGCGGCCGCCGAGGTCGCCGCCGTTGAACTCGCTCAAGAGCTGCGGGCCAAGCGGGCCCTCGCGCAAGTCAAGACGAGCGACCCATCAGGCGCCTTGCAGTACCTCAAGGACGTGCACCCCACCACCGTCGCGGGCCGCTTGGCCGAAGCGCTCGCCTACAGCGGCGCGGCCGCGCTGGGCTTCGGCGACCCTGCCGAGGGCGCCCGGCGCTC
Above is a window of Ramlibacter tataouinensis DNA encoding:
- a CDS encoding carotenoid oxygenase family protein, translating into MTAVMQPATVPRTAVAAPARLRGFQSGAREFDAADIQVEGRLPVWLRGSLLLNGPALWDLPQASYRHWFDGLAMLHRVQFDEGRVSYRSRFLQTEDYRRSIASSAPAFAAFDTRDPESFLERLKHFGKPRVTDNAAVVMSRIGDRWFATTEGPLLVGFDPETLQTRPTLALEDDLGVQLMAAHGITDSKGSYWNVGVTLGPKCAYKLFRLQPGARRRELIGQVRLPKPGYTHAFAMTPRHALVWETALRAQPLGFLLTGRSYIHNFKWDPVHGSMLHAVSVGDGSVRSWEVPPMVAFHAIQAYEQGDETVLELIVYDDPEIMDALLLERLRSGAPLGVTPRLMRYRLRARGEVTMENFGQGLELPQVHPARWARAKATVAWGTLLGNPSSPFFDATERIDLASGERRSWRRGTAVQLEPLFVPRPGADNEDDGVLLVPTLADGDVGSMIAVLDAETMECLAMVKAPQVIPFGYHAAWAG
- a CDS encoding ATP-binding protein, which produces MAVSQAPGPVTIRLLGQFGFNIEGSPVRPSPVAQLTRRASELLQLLSLQPQRSLLNEQVVDALWPHLDPEAGSANLRKAAHHARQFIGAADALVLRGGRVFLLPGREVECDALGFERAADEALACGDAQACRAASLLYGGDLLPDARYEPWTEAPRLRLRDKYLRLLRQAGDLERLVQEEPSDEAAHLALIRAELAAGRRSAALRWYGHLRDHVQQSLGVELGPQAQALYRECVAGVQGDAPAFVGRALELVRVLALLRNAPAGKPTGAILRAPAGMGKTAFCRRLAHEARGLGWQVRSVQAGDWTRPYGVAGDLVEPLLHQGGDAARQAIGAHAQAVLSAMTPAAGARQELALPIGRHQVVGAVRRLLLATADAKPVLLIVDEAHAADDSSAELLVQLAASGPPVFVLLSCRPQLPELLQGHVSRMLRAGTLEAVDLQGLEEDEAMLLAQRAAGGTLQPEAVAAIARMAEGLPFAVVELARANASNESAARVRLPLTISAAIAERLADVEAGSLDALRRLALAAEDFDVAGALALSSDPGEDAEARLDRALAAGVLVVQDGRYRFRHALLRQALVDAVPPHRRLAMHREVATRLGQAGAAPGLVGQHWLAAGDARRAEPFSLAAAREAFRLGAYEDVLRHVNPLLQHRSAVPEAMALRAEAMDALGRPGTLAAYDAAAEVAAVELAQELRAKRALAQVKTSDPSGALQYLKDVHPTTVAGRLAEALAYSGAAALGFGDPAEGARRSAEVRRLALETGDQGTLVIASWSQAAAAHARGDLHGSVWADLRETSHLPHLAVRVFDGHLCITQRFLYGSRPYAEVIAFADALATEARRLGADRGHAFAVTLRGEARLLSGQLEAAEEDLISGGRLHRAIGGATGEALSLQRRSELAMYRGQLDLARGLLDEALDVARQSDVGFHLLDRIYGTRIAIARNPDAALAVLEEAEMSVRGPLETCPGCRITFAIPATIASARAREMELAARHLGSSEYLANVVMKLPAWHAALHEARGHVELAAGDKGSAQRDFAMAAHGFRQAGQPLDEARCSATAAQDLRRA